The sequence ATATAAAATAAAAAACAATTTGACCATAAACTCAGCATTTTCTTTCATGCAACGATAACTTTCGCTTTTATTGCCAAAAGTACACCCAGTAATGTTAGGGCTACTCGCCACATCAATCACACAGGGTGGCGTAAAGTTACGAGCGCGCTTGGGTTTTAGTCTAATAAATTGTAAATATCTTCGTCACTGCGGTGGCGCACATCTTTGCCTTTCACAAAATAAATGATGTATTCACACAGGTGCTGCACGCGGTCCCCTACCCGCTCTAGCGAGCGTACACACCAGAGTACTTTGAGCACCTGCGGGATCGATCGCGGATCCTCCATCATAAATGTCATCAGCTCACGTACTATAGACTCATAATCACGATTCAGCTGACTATCTTGTTTGTGCACTGCAATAGCCGCCGTTAAGTCCATACGTGCAAACGCATCCAAGCCTTGATGCAGCATGCTCACCGCGCGCCGTCCCATATTTTCAATCGACACCAAAGGCGGCTGTGGTTGATCGGCATTATCGATGACCATACGGCTAATGCGCTTAGCAGCATCGCCGATCCGCTCTAAATCAGTAATGGTTTTTAGCACCACCAATACCAGTCGTAAATCCGACGC comes from Oceanisphaera profunda and encodes:
- the phoU gene encoding phosphate signaling complex protein PhoU, translated to MNQQKLNKHISGQFNAELEEVRNQVLVMGGLVEQQLSDAITAMHKQDLDLARQTVARDQEVNALEVEIAEDCTRIIAKRQPAASDLRLVLVVLKTITDLERIGDAAKRISRMVIDNADQPQPPLVSIENMGRRAVSMLHQGLDAFARMDLTAAIAVHKQDSQLNRDYESIVRELMTFMMEDPRSIPQVLKVLWCVRSLERVGDRVQHLCEYIIYFVKGKDVRHRSDEDIYNLLD